From Fulvivirga lutea:
TGATGTAGACTATAATAGCACTACCCGCGATGTTAAACGATTGATTGAAGAATTAGAAACCAAGAATATTGATGGTTTAATGATTGATTTGAGAAATAATGGAGGTGGGTCACTTGCCGAAGCTATTGATCTTACTGGTTTGTTTATTAAGGATGGTCCTGTTGTACAGGTAAAGAATTCATCTAATAAAATAGAATTAGGCGAAGATGTAGATGATAAAGTTATTTATGACGGACCGTTAACAGTGATGATTAACAGGTTCAGTGCCAGTGCTTCTGAGATTTTTGCGGGAGCTATTCAGGATTATGGCAGAGGTGTTGTGTTGGGTGAAACTTCCTTTGGTAAAGGTACCGTTCAAAGCGTTATCGATTTAGGAAGGTATCTAAACGTTCCTGAAGGAGAGAAAGTAGGGCAGTTAAAATTAACCTTACAGAAATTTTACAGGGTTACAGGTAGCAGTACACAACATAAAGGTGTTGACCCTGATATTAATTTTCCTTCAGCTTTTTCAGCAGAAGAATTTGGGGAGAGTAGCAGACCAAGTGCATTACCCTGGGATCAGATAAAAGGCACGAAATACAAGCCTACTGATCAGGTAACACAGAAAATGCTTGCTGAGGTAAGCAAGGAATATAGAGATCGCCTACAGAATGACAGGCACTTGAAAGATTTGATTAGCGAAACGGAAGAGCTTAAGAAAAGCATATCTACTACTCGTATTTCATTAAATCAGGAAGAAAGACAAAGAGAAATTGCAGAAGCTGAAAAAAGACGAACTGAGCAAAGTGCTATGGAAGGAGCTAAAATAGGGAAAGAAGGCATTTATGAAGTTAATAATATAGATGTGGATGATAAATACCTGAGAGAAGGATTAGTCGTATTAAGCGACATTGTTTCTGCTATCGGATAACCTTTAGTAAAATAACAGAGAGCCTCACTTTAACGTTGTTGTTAAAATGAGGCTTTTTTTATTCATAAATTTTGCGTTTTGTATAGCTCTAGCAGCTCAAGGTCAGGATAGTCTCATTAGAAAAAGCATCTACTTTGGTGGCGGTAGTTATTATATAGATGAATATCAAGGAGACGAAATTATCGATTTTTTAAATTCCATCGATGACCTTACCAAATATGAAATTGTTCTGTTTAGCCATACTGATAACATAGGAGGCAAGCAATATAATGAGTGGTTGTCTCATATGCGCAGCGAGGCTGTCAAGTATGAATTAATTCAGTTTGGAATTAGAGAAGAGGAAATAGACATACGGGCCTTTGGTCAGGATAACCCACTTTATTCCAATAAGTCATCTGATGGGCGAGTGATGAACAGGAGGGTAGATATTATCCTCGTGCCCATCACTTCTTAATTACTTAGTTGTATTTTTTGAGTAATCGCCAAAGCCTTCATCCACAGGCTCCCATAACTCAATTTTATTGCCTTCAGGATCCATTATATGAACAAACTTACCATAATCATACGAAGCTATTTCATCAACCACATTTACACCTTCATTTTTTAATTGTTTAACAAGTGCCTCTATATTTTCTACCCTGTAGTTAATCATAAAAGGCTGATTTGATGGCTCCATATACTTAGTGTCTATGCTAAATGCACTCCATTGTAAATAGCCTTTTTTCTCGGGGTTGTTAGCATGCCTGAACTCAAACATAGAACCATATTCGTCTGTCACTAATCCAAGATGTTCCTTATACCAGTTGGTTAGTTTCTTTGGTTCATTGGATTTGAAAAATATACCGCCAATACCAGTTACTCTTCCTTTAGCCATTTTTAGATGTTTTGAGTTGAAAATATAATGCCGATAAGGTGCTGATTATTAGACCAATAACAAAAACTGTCAAAAACATAATAATGAATTGTGAACTTACACTATCCCACAAAGCCATTTCCTCCATAAATTGCGATTTCGCCACTTCAAACTCATCCGCAGGCAAGGTAGATTTCAATTTTTCAATCTGGTAATCACCATACTCCTTAAGAAAGTTGGGGTTAATCCATTTATAGTATACCACACTGTAAGCACCAAAAGCCATGGAAGGGAATAGAGAAATAGCCGCACCTATTCCTAAATATTTGAGAAATGAACCCTTACTATATAGTAAGACATACTCCCTAATACCAAAAAACACGAATAGTAGACATGCCACGATGGATATGTACCCAATGATTTCATCCCTATCAAAATTTGAAGAATTGGGCAGGCCATAAACAAGATAGGTAATCAACTGAATACCCATTATTATGGCTACAGAAATTAGTCCGTTTTTAAATACAATGTTTTTCATAGTTCGTTTTTTTAATGACGAAAGTGCCATTCTTAGTGAAAATGGCACTCATACTTTTGGGTGATTTTTAATATTTGGTACTAAAGTATTAGAGCAAACCATACTCTTTGGCCTGTTTAATAGCTTCAGTCCTTCGTTTTACATTGAGCTTAGAAAATATGTTAGACACATGCGTTTTGATAGTATTTTCCGAGACAAATAATAAGTCAGCTATCTCGCTGTTACTTCTTCCCTCAGCAATTTTTACCAATACCTCAAACTCACGTTTACTCATCTGCAGCAAAGCCAGTTTTTCATCATCGGGTTTTAATTCACTTTTGAGTAACAATGATTTACTGATTAGTTGATTTCTTAACAAGAACCCGAAAACCACAAGAGCAATAGCAGAAATGGCAATGAGAAACTCACGGTAATGGTTGGCAGTATATACCGAGTAATTGCTTAGCTCTATCAATACCATTAACAAGATCGCTAACAGTCCAAATTTGATGATAAGTCCTTTCAAATCTCTCGATTTTTAGTAGATGTACTTATTTTTAGCTCAATATAATAAAATGGGTGCAAATAGTTTCCTGAAATTATTAACACTAACTTTGCGGCTCATTAATATTAAGATAGATTGACAAGTTTTTCAGAAATGGGACTTTCAGCACCTTTGCTTAAAGTTCTTCCCGAGTTGAATATCGACCAACCGACAGAAATTCAACAAAAGGCAATTCCAATTTTACTAAAAGAAAAAGAAAGAGATTTTTTAGGTCTGGCTCAGACAGGAACAGGTAAAACAGCCGCTTTTGGTTTACCATTGCTTGATGCAGTGGATCCAGATTTAAAGAGAACACAGGCGCTTGTATTGGCACCAACACGTGAGTTGGGTCAGCAAATTGCGCAGCAGTTCCAGGCATTTTCCAAGTATATGAAAGGTCTGCGTGTTCAAGTGGTTTATGGTGGTGCATCTATAGTGCCCCAAATGAAGGCACTAAAAAATACTCCACATATAATTATAGCTACACCAGGTAGGCTCTTAGACTTAATTAACAGAAAATCGATTGACCTTTCTGGCATAAAGCATGTGGTTTTTGACGAAGCTGATGAGATGCTGAATATGGGCTTTAGAGAAGATATAGATCATATTTTGTCTTATACCGAAGGCCAGAAATCAACATGGCTATTTTCAGCTACTATGGCACCGGAAATTAAATCCATTGTAAAGAAATACATGGATAACCCAAGTGAGGTGAAAATTGATGCGGCAAATGTAGTTAACCAGAATATTGATCATAAATACTTTATTGCTAAAGCCAAGGATAAGGTAGAGATTATGAAACGCATTATTGAGCTTGAGCCTGATATGCGTGGGATCGTTTTCTGTAGAACCAAGCGCGAAACACAACAACTGGCAGAAGAATTACAGAAAAAAGGATTACCTGTAGATGCTATCCATGGTGATTTATCACAGAATCAGCGTGATCAGGTGATGAAGCGATTTAAAAACCATTCCTTAGAGTTTTTGATTGCTACTGACGTAGCTGCCAGAGGAATTGATGTAAATGATTTAACGCATGTGATACATTACTCTATGCCGGATGATCTGGAGTATTATACCCATAGAAGTGGAAGAACAGGTAGGGCAGGTAAAAAGGGTATATCGCTGGCATTAATTACAAGTGCAGAGCAGCGTAAAGTTAGCTTTATACAAAAGAAATTGAATCTGAATTTTAGCCAGTATGTACTGCCTAAAGCTGAACATGTAGAAAACAAACGTTTAATGACATGGGCAGATACAATTATTTCTACCGAGGCCGATCACGACATGATTGCCGAGCATGTGAATGATGTTAGGGAGAAGTTCAATGGGCTTACTAAGGAGGATTTAATCGACAAGCTAATTACCTGGGAATTAAATGAACTAGGGCTGAATAAAAAGTCTGCTTTTGACGAAAATCAAACACTGGAAGATACTCCAACGCACTCAAGGCATAGCGCTACACATGATAAATACTTTATCAATGTAGGGTTAATTGATGGGGTGAATGAGAAAGAATTAGTTGATTTTGTTTCTGAAACCGTAGGCATAAGCAAATCGGCACTAGGTAAAATCAACATTGATGATAAAAAGTCTTATTTCGAGATTGAGAAAGAATCGTCTCACTTGGTAGGACCTGCATTTAGTGATTTATATGTGGATAATAGAAAGCTTAGGGTAAATAAGGAAGTTGGACAAAAATCTCAAGGAAGAGGCGGTAGAAAAGATAGAAGCAAACGAAGGATTTCCAAACACGGCAAACCATCAAAGAGGAGGAGATAATACCCTTGTGTTACTAAATTATGAAGTGGTTATGGAGGTAGTTAATTAAAAAATAAAATTAGCCCCATGCGATAAATGAATATATTTTATCTAGCTTAGTGGCTTTAATTACAATTATTTATAATGAAAGAAGGAACAGTAAAATTCTTTAATGATTCAAAAGGTTACGGATTTGTTAAAGATTCAGAAGACAATCAAGAGTATTTCGTACACGTATCAGGTCTAGTAGACGAAGTTCGTGAAAACGATACAGTAACATTTGATCTTCAAGAAGGTAGAAAAGGTTTGAATGCAGTTAACGTTAAGTTAGCTTAATTTATATCTGATTACAAATGCAAAACCCCTGGCGATTTCGCCAGGGGTTTTTTGTTGTTAAATAGTTATTTTCGTTCGAATGAAAGAGAGGCTAAGTAATATAGTATTAGAGCATAATACCTTTTGGGGTAAGGTTTTTGATCTATCAATACAATTTTTGATATTCATTTCATTATTATCATTCTCTTTCGAAACCTTACCGAATTACCCACCAAAGTTCTATTCCATTCTTAATACTATTGAGGTTTTTACTGTCATATTATTTACGATAGAGTACTTTCTGAGAATATGGCTAGAACCTAATAAACTTCGTTTTATTTTAAGCTTTTATGGTTTAATTGACTTGTTGGCAATATTGCCGTTTTATATATCTACAGGGCTAGATTTAAGATCCATTCGTGCTTTAAGGTTATTAAGACTTTTCAAGTTTTTCAGGTATAGCAAGACAATCCAAAGAATGCATATTGCCTTGAAAATTGCAAAGCAAGAACTGACGCTTTTCTTTACATTGACGTGTATTTTACTTTATTTGGCTGCGGTTGGTATCTATTATTTTGAAAATGCTACACAGCCTTTAAAATTCAGCTCTATTTTAGATTCATTGTGGTGGGGTGTAGCTACATTAACCACTGTGGGTTATGGCGATGCTTACCCAATTACTGCTGGTGGAAAAATATTCACCTTCTTTATATTAATGTTAGGGTTGGGAATTGTGGCAATTCCTGCTGGCATTATCGCTTCGGCAGTTACAAAAGCCAGAGAGTTGGTAAAAGAGGAAGATTCCGATTGAAGACTTGAATGACGACTTTTAAGTATCCAATTCGTCATGTTCCACTATATCTGTGACCTTCAACATACATATCACAGGTTTAAAGATTATCAAAAAGGGCCTTTTGGTACAAATTTGATAATATTATTGGCTCTTGTTCTAGTATCAGACGATCTAGATAATAACAAAAAAGGCCTGATCCTTATATGATCAGGCTACTTCTTGTTTCGCTATTTTCTCGATATTTATTTGAGAATGTATTAGTAGATTATCTTCAGCGATGAGCTTTAATATTTGCTCTCTTGTATTTTCCAATTCAGCGATTCTAGCCACAGAAGCTTTATTTTCAGTACCAAAGCGAATTTTATCGCTAAATATACGGTTCTGGTGAAATTGAATTTTACCATCAATCAGGTAAAGTAATATTTCTTTAGCTTCTTCCGGTTCAAATACACCTTTAATTAAATCAAACTGATCCATAATTTTTTGTTTTTAATTATGTCCCAAAGATCAGCAGATTATTTTATATATTTTTATTAATGTTTTTTATACAAAACATTAATAAAGGTTTATGTTTTAAATTCCAGAGAATCGATAAATAGGCTCTAATTGATTGATATTCGTATATTTTATATCCAAATCAATAATCTTACCATCACTCAATGAATAAACCCAACCATGAATCTCCAATTCACGGGTTTTCCATGCTTTTTGAACAAATGAAGTTTTGGCCAGATTGTGAACTTGTGTCGTAACATTCAGTTCAACCATACGCTTCATTCTTTCTTCATCATTTGCTAAGCTATTCAGTTCCTCTTGGTGATCTTGAAAAATATCTTTGACATAGGCTAGCCAGCGGCCTACTAATCCAACATATTGGTTGTCCATTGCTGCCATTACACCCCCGCAACCATAATGCCCACAGACAATAACATGCTTCACATGCAAATATTCAATAGCGTATTGTAGGACACTCAACATGTTCGTATCTGAATGAATTACCTGATTCGCAATATTTCTATGAACGAAAATTTCTCCTGGCCCAGTTCCGGTAATTTCACTTTCCGGAACTCTACTGTCTGAACATCCTATCCACAGAAATTCTGGTTTTTGACCCTTAGCTAATTCGGTAAAATAAGTTGGGTCAAGCTTTAACTTTTGTTTTATCCACTCCTCATTGCCTTTAAATAGTTTATCGTAAGATGCTTTCATTTTATTATATACTTAGATGATTAGTATATTGAATTAACACGTTTCAATATGAATGTGCAACATATTATCATAATATTCTCTGAATAAACTATTCGTTGTAAGTCCTAAATGAATTGTTGAATTAAATAGAATATTCATTCATCCTGATAGAGATGATCAAATAGAGCCAATTTAGTTGCAATAGTACCTATTCCTGAAAGTATTTTGCCTCAACTGTTACAACGGCAGATGAAAATGTAAAACAAGATTCTGTCGATGGGAAGGAATGATAGGTAATTAATTACGCATACAACTCTTCTCGTTGTTGAATGTACCTTTCATCTTCCACATATTCATCGTATGTACAAAGCTTATCTAAGTGCCCATTAGGAGTTATTTCAATAATTCTATTGGCCACAGTTTGTGTAAAGGCATGGTCATGTGAAGTGAATAGAACAGTACCTGGAAAATCTTTCAATGCATTGTTAAATGCTTGGATTGACTCCAAATCTAAATGGTTGGTTGGCTCATCTAATATCAATAAGTTCCCACCCTTAAGCATCATTTTGGATACCATGCACCGCACTTTTTCACCTCCGGAAAGTACATTGCATTTTTTAAATACCTCTTCACCACTGAAAAGCATCTTACCTAAGAATCCACGTATATAGACCTCATCTTTTTCACCATCACTGTACTGTCTCAGCCAATCGATTAGGTTATCGTTTGACTTAAAGTACTTCTCATTTTCGTTTGGCAAGTAGGCAGTTGTAATAGTCTGACCAAACTTGTACTCACCAGAATCTGCTTTAAGCTCGCCTGCTAATATTTGAAATAATGACGTTGTAGCCAAACTGTCTTTGCTTAAGAAGGCAATCTTGTCACCCTTATTAACAAAGAAATCCAAATTCTTAAATAATGTCTTTCCTTCAGTAGTCTTAGTGAGACCTTTAACTTCTAATATTTGATCACCGGCTTCTCTGTTCTGACTGAATATGATTGCAGGATATTTTCTTGTAGAAGCCTGAATTTCATCAATGTTAATTTTATCCAATAGCTTTCTTCTGCTTGTTGCCTGCTTTGATTTAGAAGCGTTAGCACTAAATCTGGCAATGAACTCCTGAAGTTCCTTTTTCTTTTCTTCAGCCTTCTTATTTGCAGCAGATCGTTGCTGCAATACTAATTGACTTGACTCATACCAGAATGTATAGTTACCTGTATAAAGTCTAATCTGTGAAAAATCAATGTCCACAATATTGGTACAAACCGTATCTAAAAAGTGCCTGTCGTGGGATACAACTATTACAGTATTCTTAAAATCTAAAAGAAAGTCTTCCAACCAGCTGATGGTATGAATATCAAGGTCGTTGGTAGGCTCATCCAGAATTAATATGT
This genomic window contains:
- a CDS encoding response regulator transcription factor encodes the protein MKGLIIKFGLLAILLMVLIELSNYSVYTANHYREFLIAISAIALVVFGFLLRNQLISKSLLLKSELKPDDEKLALLQMSKREFEVLVKIAEGRSNSEIADLLFVSENTIKTHVSNIFSKLNVKRRTEAIKQAKEYGLL
- a CDS encoding carbonic anhydrase gives rise to the protein MKASYDKLFKGNEEWIKQKLKLDPTYFTELAKGQKPEFLWIGCSDSRVPESEITGTGPGEIFVHRNIANQVIHSDTNMLSVLQYAIEYLHVKHVIVCGHYGCGGVMAAMDNQYVGLVGRWLAYVKDIFQDHQEELNSLANDEERMKRMVELNVTTQVHNLAKTSFVQKAWKTRELEIHGWVYSLSDGKIIDLDIKYTNINQLEPIYRFSGI
- a CDS encoding VOC family protein, with the translated sequence MAKGRVTGIGGIFFKSNEPKKLTNWYKEHLGLVTDEYGSMFEFRHANNPEKKGYLQWSAFSIDTKYMEPSNQPFMINYRVENIEALVKQLKNEGVNVVDEIASYDYGKFVHIMDPEGNKIELWEPVDEGFGDYSKNTTK
- a CDS encoding OmpA family protein, giving the protein MRLFLFINFAFCIALAAQGQDSLIRKSIYFGGGSYYIDEYQGDEIIDFLNSIDDLTKYEIVLFSHTDNIGGKQYNEWLSHMRSEAVKYELIQFGIREEEIDIRAFGQDNPLYSNKSSDGRVMNRRVDIILVPITS
- a CDS encoding cold-shock protein; amino-acid sequence: MKEGTVKFFNDSKGYGFVKDSEDNQEYFVHVSGLVDEVRENDTVTFDLQEGRKGLNAVNVKLA
- a CDS encoding DUF4199 domain-containing protein, whose amino-acid sequence is MKNIVFKNGLISVAIIMGIQLITYLVYGLPNSSNFDRDEIIGYISIVACLLFVFFGIREYVLLYSKGSFLKYLGIGAAISLFPSMAFGAYSVVYYKWINPNFLKEYGDYQIEKLKSTLPADEFEVAKSQFMEEMALWDSVSSQFIIMFLTVFVIGLIISTLSALYFQLKTSKNG
- a CDS encoding ABC-F family ATP-binding cassette domain-containing protein, producing the protein MLSAQNLSLQFGKRVLFDEVNINFTGGNCYGVIGANGAGKSTFLKILSGDIDPTSGQVNIEPGKRMAVLKQNHFEFDELTVLNTVLMGHSKLWEIMQEKDAIYMKPDFSDEDGVKASELEAEFAEMDGWNAESDAAALLSGLGIHESEHYSLMKDLSGNQKVRVLLAQALFGNPDILILDEPTNDLDIHTISWLEDFLLDFKNTVIVVSHDRHFLDTVCTNIVDIDFSQIRLYTGNYTFWYESSQLVLQQRSAANKKAEEKKKELQEFIARFSANASKSKQATSRRKLLDKINIDEIQASTRKYPAIIFSQNREAGDQILEVKGLTKTTEGKTLFKNLDFFVNKGDKIAFLSKDSLATTSLFQILAGELKADSGEYKFGQTITTAYLPNENEKYFKSNDNLIDWLRQYSDGEKDEVYIRGFLGKMLFSGEEVFKKCNVLSGGEKVRCMVSKMMLKGGNLLILDEPTNHLDLESIQAFNNALKDFPGTVLFTSHDHAFTQTVANRIIEITPNGHLDKLCTYDEYVEDERYIQQREELYA
- a CDS encoding DEAD/DEAH box helicase, whose translation is MGLSAPLLKVLPELNIDQPTEIQQKAIPILLKEKERDFLGLAQTGTGKTAAFGLPLLDAVDPDLKRTQALVLAPTRELGQQIAQQFQAFSKYMKGLRVQVVYGGASIVPQMKALKNTPHIIIATPGRLLDLINRKSIDLSGIKHVVFDEADEMLNMGFREDIDHILSYTEGQKSTWLFSATMAPEIKSIVKKYMDNPSEVKIDAANVVNQNIDHKYFIAKAKDKVEIMKRIIELEPDMRGIVFCRTKRETQQLAEELQKKGLPVDAIHGDLSQNQRDQVMKRFKNHSLEFLIATDVAARGIDVNDLTHVIHYSMPDDLEYYTHRSGRTGRAGKKGISLALITSAEQRKVSFIQKKLNLNFSQYVLPKAEHVENKRLMTWADTIISTEADHDMIAEHVNDVREKFNGLTKEDLIDKLITWELNELGLNKKSAFDENQTLEDTPTHSRHSATHDKYFINVGLIDGVNEKELVDFVSETVGISKSALGKINIDDKKSYFEIEKESSHLVGPAFSDLYVDNRKLRVNKEVGQKSQGRGGRKDRSKRRISKHGKPSKRRR
- a CDS encoding ion transporter; the encoded protein is MKERLSNIVLEHNTFWGKVFDLSIQFLIFISLLSFSFETLPNYPPKFYSILNTIEVFTVILFTIEYFLRIWLEPNKLRFILSFYGLIDLLAILPFYISTGLDLRSIRALRLLRLFKFFRYSKTIQRMHIALKIAKQELTLFFTLTCILLYLAAVGIYYFENATQPLKFSSILDSLWWGVATLTTVGYGDAYPITAGGKIFTFFILMLGLGIVAIPAGIIASAVTKARELVKEEDSD